From one Flavobacterium sp. N502536 genomic stretch:
- a CDS encoding TolC family protein — MTKLLYYILILAVFSGCQIGKDYVRPTLAMPQEFRGNNALQQSKDSTLLPWKSFFTDPALQNIIDNVLQRNYDMKIALNTIQINEEYLKESKAAWLPSVSAGIGTSRNYYSDNSLNGLNGFNLSNTIGTKRVEDYTLNAGLSWEIDIWGKVKNQKKAALNEWLQSLESRKILQTRLIASAASSYYTLLMLDEQLAITRKNLALSDNTVKLIRVQFENGEATALAVQQAEVQYKSTQAFIPDLEQEKFIQENALNVLMGNQPDPIVLSESKANFTAPEQLTSGVPASLMSNRPDVRQKEFELRAASARIGVAQAGLYPALNITAAGGLNSFQSSNWLNIPGSLFGTLAGGLTEPIFNKRKLKTAFNVSKIAYEQKTEEFRKTVLQATKEVSDAMVKVEKLKEKIIITASKNELLQTAINNAGLLFTNGQANYLEVILVEQNLIENELNLSSLKRQEALAYIEFYRALGGGQ, encoded by the coding sequence ATGACGAAACTACTATATTACATACTTATTCTGGCCGTGTTTTCCGGCTGTCAGATTGGGAAAGATTATGTGCGCCCAACCCTTGCAATGCCTCAGGAATTTCGAGGGAATAATGCACTGCAGCAAAGTAAGGACAGTACTTTACTGCCATGGAAAAGCTTTTTTACAGATCCTGCTTTGCAAAATATTATTGATAATGTTTTACAGCGCAACTATGATATGAAAATAGCGCTGAATACGATTCAGATTAATGAGGAATACCTGAAAGAATCAAAAGCAGCCTGGCTTCCATCAGTTTCTGCAGGAATTGGAACTTCGAGAAATTACTATTCTGATAATAGTCTAAACGGTCTGAACGGTTTTAATTTAAGCAATACCATTGGAACAAAAAGGGTAGAAGATTACACCTTAAATGCAGGTTTAAGCTGGGAAATTGATATCTGGGGAAAAGTAAAAAATCAGAAAAAAGCGGCGCTGAACGAATGGCTGCAAAGTCTTGAAAGCAGAAAAATATTGCAGACCAGATTGATTGCATCGGCCGCTTCGTCTTATTACACTTTATTAATGCTCGACGAACAATTAGCCATAACGCGTAAAAATTTAGCTTTAAGCGACAATACAGTTAAACTAATCCGGGTTCAGTTTGAAAACGGCGAAGCGACTGCACTGGCGGTACAGCAAGCCGAAGTTCAATACAAATCGACACAAGCCTTTATTCCCGATTTAGAACAGGAAAAATTCATTCAGGAAAATGCTTTAAATGTCTTAATGGGCAATCAGCCTGATCCAATTGTACTATCAGAAAGTAAAGCTAATTTTACGGCTCCAGAACAATTAACATCGGGAGTTCCGGCCTCATTGATGTCGAATCGTCCGGATGTGCGTCAGAAAGAATTTGAGTTACGGGCAGCTTCGGCGCGAATAGGTGTTGCTCAGGCGGGTTTGTATCCGGCCCTGAATATAACAGCTGCGGGCGGTCTCAATTCTTTTCAATCTTCTAATTGGTTAAACATTCCGGGTTCGCTATTTGGAACTTTAGCAGGCGGACTTACCGAACCTATTTTTAACAAACGAAAACTAAAAACGGCTTTTAACGTTAGTAAAATTGCCTACGAACAAAAGACCGAAGAATTTAGAAAAACAGTTTTGCAGGCTACAAAAGAAGTTTCGGATGCGATGGTTAAAGTCGAAAAACTGAAAGAGAAAATTATAATTACGGCATCAAAAAATGAATTGTTGCAAACAGCGATAAACAATGCCGGTCTTTTGTTTACAAATGGACAGGCCAAT
- a CDS encoding efflux RND transporter permease subunit: MLKKIIDRPVTATVISLILVILGFLALEKLPMETFPEIAPPSVVVTARYPGASAEAVARSVATPLEQVINGVENMIYMTSSSSNDGTLTITVYFKLGTNPDQAAINVQNRVSQATNQLPQEVVKTGINTSKQNNSMIMIIDLESTNPNYDSAFLNNYDLINIVPGIQRIQGVGKAQVFGSKDYAMRVWLNPGKLASYQMTAQEVMKAIDHQNIEAAPGKLGEGSATAFEYTIKYKGKLNKEPDYEDIVIRANPDGSVLRLKDVAKIELGSLDHVYASAQTLDGHPGIGVAIFQTPGSNANDIQIEILKFMEEAKKSFPKGISYRTTYSTKRFLDASINQVEHTLVEAFILVFIVVFIFLQDFRSTLIPAISVPVAIIGTFFFMGVFGITINLLTLFALVLAIGVVVDDAIVVVEAVHHKLEHHSTDAKKATISAMGEITGAILSITLVMSAVFLPIGLIEGPVGVFYRQFAFTLAIAIVISAVNALTLSPALCAVLLKNKHAELYQDKHKKGLQRFYELFNIGFHAATKRYTSAVLFLIKRKWLALGGLVLVTILTIVLARSTPQAFIPTEDQSFVMTALSMPAGTSLERTKTVTTQASKKLSKFEGVYFNAIVNGSNLLANTVSPSYAASYTILKQPEDRGKVKDINKIMDSIKTVFDGLPEGSSFTYSMPTVPGFGNVDALDVVLKDNAGGSIDKLAQVNDEFIKSLKERKEIAAAFTSFNAKFPQYMLDVDAVKAKQLGLDVSTILETMQAYFGSIYSSDFNRFGKYYRVVVQAEAPFRVDENALNEVYAKNDLGKMVPLKSVVQLKRVFGPEVVTHLNQSTSINLNVQAKKGYSTGDAMKAINEVAETLPLGYSHEYTGMAREEQQAGNQTIFIFGICILFVYFLLSAQYESYLLPLAVILSLPTGIFGVFVFINLIGVTNNIYVQIGMIMLIGLLAKNAILIVEFAVQMRHKGKSLVESAVQASALRLRPILMTSFAFIAGLLPLLFAGGATEQGNRSIASGTIGGMFFGVVLGIFIIPVLFIVFQSLHERFFGLKITPATDQHLIQSNH; encoded by the coding sequence ATGTTAAAGAAAATAATCGACAGGCCGGTTACGGCTACTGTCATCTCACTTATATTGGTAATTTTAGGCTTTTTGGCTCTGGAAAAATTACCTATGGAAACCTTTCCGGAAATTGCACCACCGTCTGTGGTGGTTACCGCACGTTACCCCGGAGCCAGCGCCGAAGCCGTTGCCCGTTCTGTAGCCACGCCCTTAGAACAGGTAATTAACGGAGTAGAAAATATGATCTACATGACATCGTCTTCTTCAAACGATGGTACTTTAACGATTACTGTTTATTTTAAACTGGGAACCAATCCGGATCAGGCGGCAATTAATGTGCAGAACAGAGTTTCGCAGGCCACCAATCAACTGCCTCAGGAAGTAGTAAAAACCGGTATTAATACTTCGAAACAAAACAACAGTATGATCATGATTATTGATCTCGAAAGCACCAATCCCAATTACGATTCGGCTTTCCTGAACAATTACGATCTTATTAATATTGTTCCGGGAATTCAGCGTATTCAGGGAGTTGGAAAAGCACAGGTATTTGGAAGCAAGGATTACGCCATGCGTGTCTGGCTGAATCCGGGAAAATTGGCAAGTTATCAAATGACAGCACAGGAAGTCATGAAGGCTATTGACCATCAAAATATCGAAGCCGCTCCTGGTAAATTAGGAGAAGGAAGCGCAACGGCTTTTGAATACACTATTAAATACAAAGGAAAACTGAACAAAGAACCGGATTATGAAGATATTGTAATCAGGGCAAATCCGGATGGTTCTGTGCTGCGTTTAAAAGATGTTGCCAAGATTGAATTAGGATCATTAGATCATGTGTATGCATCGGCACAAACACTGGACGGGCATCCTGGAATTGGAGTGGCTATTTTCCAGACTCCGGGTTCTAATGCCAATGATATTCAGATTGAAATTCTGAAGTTTATGGAAGAAGCCAAAAAGAGTTTTCCAAAGGGAATTAGTTATCGAACCACTTATAGTACAAAACGCTTTCTGGATGCTTCTATCAATCAGGTAGAGCATACTTTGGTTGAAGCTTTTATACTGGTATTTATTGTTGTTTTTATTTTCCTTCAGGATTTCCGTTCTACACTGATTCCGGCCATATCAGTACCAGTGGCGATTATCGGAACCTTCTTTTTTATGGGAGTTTTTGGCATCACCATCAATTTGTTGACGCTTTTTGCGCTCGTTCTGGCCATTGGAGTGGTGGTCGATGATGCGATTGTCGTCGTCGAGGCGGTTCATCATAAATTAGAACACCATTCAACCGATGCTAAAAAAGCGACAATCAGTGCTATGGGCGAAATTACAGGAGCCATTTTATCTATTACTTTGGTAATGTCGGCGGTATTTTTACCTATTGGTTTAATCGAAGGTCCGGTTGGTGTGTTTTACAGACAATTTGCTTTTACACTTGCTATTGCTATTGTAATTTCGGCAGTAAATGCTTTAACCTTAAGTCCTGCTTTATGCGCTGTTTTGCTTAAAAACAAGCATGCCGAATTGTATCAGGACAAACACAAAAAAGGATTACAGCGCTTCTACGAGCTCTTTAATATTGGTTTTCATGCCGCTACAAAAAGATATACCAGTGCTGTTCTTTTTCTGATTAAAAGAAAATGGCTTGCCTTGGGCGGATTAGTTTTGGTCACTATTTTAACAATAGTATTGGCACGTAGCACGCCACAAGCATTTATTCCTACAGAAGACCAAAGTTTTGTAATGACCGCTTTAAGCATGCCGGCGGGAACTTCTTTGGAACGTACCAAGACAGTAACCACACAGGCAAGTAAAAAGCTGAGTAAATTTGAAGGCGTATATTTTAATGCGATAGTGAACGGTAGTAATTTATTGGCCAATACGGTTTCACCATCCTACGCTGCTTCTTATACCATTTTAAAACAGCCGGAAGACAGGGGAAAAGTTAAGGACATCAATAAAATTATGGATTCTATCAAAACTGTATTTGATGGTTTGCCCGAAGGATCTTCGTTTACGTATTCGATGCCAACCGTTCCGGGGTTCGGAAATGTGGATGCCTTAGATGTTGTGCTTAAAGACAATGCCGGAGGCTCGATCGATAAACTGGCTCAGGTAAATGATGAGTTCATAAAATCGTTAAAAGAAAGAAAGGAAATTGCAGCGGCTTTTACCTCTTTTAATGCAAAATTCCCTCAATACATGCTTGATGTTGATGCGGTTAAAGCCAAACAGCTGGGACTTGATGTTAGTACGATTTTAGAAACTATGCAGGCTTATTTTGGAAGTATATATTCTTCTGATTTTAACCGATTTGGAAAATATTATCGTGTGGTAGTACAAGCCGAAGCGCCTTTTAGAGTAGATGAAAATGCATTGAATGAAGTATATGCTAAAAATGATCTGGGCAAAATGGTGCCACTTAAATCTGTTGTGCAATTAAAACGTGTTTTTGGTCCCGAAGTGGTTACGCATTTGAACCAGTCGACTTCTATTAATTTGAATGTTCAGGCTAAAAAAGGGTATTCAACCGGAGATGCCATGAAAGCCATAAATGAGGTTGCCGAGACGCTTCCATTAGGTTATTCGCATGAATATACCGGAATGGCAAGAGAAGAGCAGCAGGCCGGAAACCAAACCATTTTTATATTCGGAATCTGTATTCTGTTTGTCTATTTTTTGTTATCAGCGCAGTATGAAAGTTATCTTTTACCACTGGCCGTAATTTTGTCTTTGCCAACCGGAATATTTGGAGTCTTTGTTTTTATCAATTTAATAGGCGTAACTAATAATATTTATGTGCAGATTGGGATGATTATGCTTATTGGTCTTTTGGCCAAGAATGCCATTCTTATTGTTGAGTTTGCGGTACAAATGAGACATAAAGGAAAATCTTTGGTAGAATCTGCCGTACAGGCTTCGGCATTGCGATTGCGCCCAATCTTAATGACTTCTTTTGCTTTTATTGCGGGATTACTGCCGTTGCTTTTTGCCGGAGGTGCTACAGAGCAGGGAAACCGTTCTATTGCATCGGGAACGATAGGAGGAATGTTCTTTGGTGTGGTACTGGGAATTTTTATAATACCAGTTTTATTTATCGTATTCCAATCTTTACACGAACGTTTTTTTGGTTTAAAAATTACGCCTGCAACCGATCAACATTTAATTCAATCCAATCATTAA
- a CDS encoding efflux RND transporter periplasmic adaptor subunit produces the protein MQQHLKALLSTIFRTSMVGYCLLVLQGCTSKAEKEKTVAPLVTTVTVDTTSVTTELEFSGMLEGISNIEIRPQAEGYLEKIFVDEGAYVRKGQSLFLINDTPYSEKLNQSTASLQTALANREKARIETTRIQKLVDGKVVSDVQLKNAQAELSAANSAVRQAEAAKKSAAISKGFTLIKAPVNGYIGKLPYRVGSLVGHNEPEPLSVVSDINTMYAYFSMSEEAFLQFKQQYPGKTIEEKIKRIPSVRLMLPDNSVYEEQGKVDIVQGQFDKSTGSITFRASFPNVGGLLRSGNTGKIIMSQYNKNVIQIPQSATYELQNKVMAYVVEKNNKLKSVSLKIGQKTALNYIISEGLKPGDILVSKGLERLHEGIQVKVSK, from the coding sequence ATGCAGCAACATTTAAAAGCTTTGCTTAGTACTATATTCCGAACGTCCATGGTCGGTTATTGCTTATTGGTTTTACAAGGGTGTACATCCAAAGCAGAAAAAGAAAAAACAGTAGCGCCTTTAGTGACAACCGTTACAGTTGATACCACATCGGTTACAACAGAATTAGAGTTTTCGGGTATGCTCGAAGGAATCAGCAATATTGAAATAAGACCTCAGGCAGAAGGATATCTCGAAAAGATATTTGTAGACGAAGGGGCGTATGTACGAAAAGGACAATCGTTATTTCTTATTAACGATACGCCTTACAGCGAAAAGTTAAATCAGTCAACAGCATCTTTGCAAACCGCATTGGCGAACAGGGAAAAAGCCAGAATTGAAACCACAAGAATCCAAAAACTGGTGGACGGAAAAGTAGTTTCAGATGTACAGCTTAAAAATGCCCAAGCCGAACTCAGCGCAGCAAATTCAGCTGTTCGACAAGCAGAGGCAGCAAAGAAAAGCGCTGCCATAAGCAAAGGGTTTACACTGATAAAAGCTCCTGTAAACGGATATATCGGGAAACTGCCTTATAGAGTTGGAAGCCTTGTAGGGCATAACGAACCGGAACCCTTATCTGTGGTTTCAGACATCAATACCATGTATGCCTATTTTTCGATGAGTGAAGAAGCTTTTCTTCAGTTTAAACAGCAGTATCCGGGAAAAACCATAGAGGAAAAAATTAAAAGAATTCCTTCTGTTCGTTTAATGCTTCCTGATAATTCAGTTTACGAGGAGCAGGGCAAAGTTGATATTGTTCAGGGACAATTTGATAAATCTACAGGTTCAATTACGTTTAGAGCTTCATTCCCTAATGTCGGAGGGCTTTTACGTTCCGGAAATACAGGCAAAATTATCATGTCACAATACAACAAAAATGTAATTCAAATTCCACAGTCGGCTACTTATGAATTGCAGAACAAAGTAATGGCTTATGTGGTCGAAAAAAACAATAAACTGAAAAGTGTCTCCTTAAAAATAGGACAAAAAACAGCTTTAAATTATATCATTTCCGAAGGATTAAAACCTGGAGATATATTGGTATCCAAAGGACTTGAACGCTTGCATGAAGGCATACAGGTAAAAGTTTCAAAATAA
- a CDS encoding LysR family transcriptional regulator, with amino-acid sequence MVDMEWYRTFKTIYQVGTLTGAAQELLISQPNVSQHLSALEAHVGKQLFERKPRRMVPTDYGKLFYTQVIDAIEKLEYIEAEFRYTRSSNIPLTCIGTSKEFFYSMLSSKISQAPANLVFEFCPSKELMQKLNSGKLYFVITSNRNDEKDIVYEPIRTANLLLVGNKEFDTTEFDHFITNSEFDKAEKWLCDKDWYAYSSDLAIIRRFWLENFKKRPTIKPRFVIPDYNSILKGIRFGSGITIASDYLVQDDITQNHIKEIWKGHHPTHNTIYLAYNKNNVTTDQIEMVKKLLK; translated from the coding sequence ATGGTAGACATGGAATGGTACAGAACGTTTAAAACGATATATCAGGTGGGCACTCTGACAGGTGCTGCACAGGAACTGCTTATTTCACAACCCAATGTAAGTCAGCATTTATCGGCTCTTGAAGCTCATGTGGGCAAGCAGTTATTCGAACGTAAACCACGCCGAATGGTGCCAACAGATTATGGCAAATTATTTTATACTCAGGTAATTGATGCCATTGAGAAATTGGAATATATTGAAGCTGAATTTAGATATACACGTTCTTCCAATATTCCGCTAACTTGTATTGGTACCTCCAAAGAGTTTTTCTACAGCATGCTGTCTTCAAAAATCAGTCAGGCTCCTGCAAATCTTGTTTTTGAATTTTGTCCCTCCAAAGAATTAATGCAAAAACTAAACTCAGGAAAACTGTATTTTGTGATTACTTCGAATCGGAATGATGAAAAAGATATTGTTTATGAACCTATTCGTACTGCCAATTTGCTTCTTGTTGGCAATAAGGAATTTGACACAACCGAATTTGATCATTTTATAACCAATTCTGAATTTGATAAAGCCGAAAAATGGCTTTGCGATAAAGATTGGTATGCTTACAGCAGTGATTTGGCCATCATTAGACGATTTTGGCTGGAAAATTTTAAAAAACGCCCCACCATAAAACCCCGATTTGTTATTCCTGATTATAATTCGATTCTGAAAGGAATTCGTTTTGGTTCGGGTATTACCATAGCATCCGATTATTTAGTGCAGGATGATATAACACAAAATCATATTAAAGAAATCTGGAAAGGCCACCACCCTACTCATAATACAATTTACCTTGCTTACAATAAAAATAATGTCACAACAGATCAAATCGAAATGGTCAAAAAACTATTGAAATAA
- the ilvN gene encoding acetolactate synthase small subunit, whose amino-acid sequence MKQEYTLTAYTEDQMGLLNKITIILTRRKISIESINISTCEIDKMYRCTLVIKETSETVRNIALQIEKIIEVFKCYYHTNEEIAWKQMGLFKVMTSSFINDANMNHLLKKYNARSIIIEKDFTVFEATGQEDTINDLAVELTNFGLIEFIKSARIAVTLNTESFHV is encoded by the coding sequence ATGAAACAAGAATATACTTTAACTGCGTACACAGAAGATCAAATGGGATTACTAAACAAAATAACTATCATACTTACGAGAAGAAAAATCAGTATAGAAAGTATCAATATCTCTACTTGTGAAATTGACAAAATGTACAGATGTACTCTCGTTATAAAAGAAACTTCAGAAACCGTTAGAAATATTGCGCTTCAAATCGAAAAAATTATAGAGGTTTTCAAATGCTACTACCACACCAACGAAGAAATCGCATGGAAACAAATGGGATTATTTAAAGTAATGACTTCTAGTTTCATCAACGACGCAAATATGAATCATTTACTTAAAAAATATAACGCCAGATCTATAATCATTGAGAAAGATTTTACTGTTTTTGAAGCAACAGGACAAGAAGACACCATCAATGATTTGGCGGTCGAATTAACTAATTTTGGATTAATCGAATTTATAAAAAGTGCCCGAATTGCCGTAACTCTGAATACGGAATCTTTTCATGTATAG
- a CDS encoding DUF4833 domain-containing protein: MNKLSFKNFIKSLIVITLLVTINSENLLAQSKNPSPLNFPTPKNIDNMLFYIQRDPNINTAIYAINYQENGKIDKSNPVKAYWIRYAEKGEKKDLSYLQRKFAYGIESKTLNNEEFELQFVSYKKLPLTLKKVESDQKYRVFASVNQKKIQVEKIFVRIEGGSFWLPNVKYAEVTGIDASSNKTITERMLLK, encoded by the coding sequence ATGAATAAATTATCATTTAAAAATTTTATAAAATCACTAATCGTTATAACGCTCTTAGTCACTATAAATTCTGAAAATCTATTGGCGCAATCCAAAAATCCATCGCCTTTAAATTTTCCAACGCCAAAAAATATAGATAATATGCTATTTTATATTCAGCGTGACCCCAATATAAACACTGCTATTTATGCCATAAACTATCAGGAGAATGGAAAAATAGACAAAAGTAATCCTGTAAAAGCATATTGGATTCGATATGCTGAGAAAGGAGAAAAAAAGGATCTTAGCTACTTACAGCGTAAATTTGCATACGGAATCGAAAGTAAAACTTTAAATAATGAAGAGTTTGAGCTTCAATTTGTGTCCTATAAGAAGTTACCCTTAACCTTGAAAAAGGTAGAGTCCGATCAAAAGTACCGTGTTTTTGCAAGTGTAAATCAGAAGAAAATACAAGTAGAAAAAATATTTGTACGCATTGAAGGAGGTTCTTTTTGGTTACCCAATGTAAAGTATGCCGAAGTTACCGGAATCGATGCCTCCTCCAATAAAACAATTACGGAACGAATGTTGTTGAAATAA
- a CDS encoding GtrA family protein, producing the protein MLRKKSILTFLQAQVAAFLGGITDYGLMILLTEVFKLHFTFSILISGAVGAIINFSINRFWVFKNQSGYRNRINSQLFKFALVVLGSISLKSFGTLILQKGFQIDYRIGRLITDSFVSYGFNYPLIKYWVFKTNEKKNAVESN; encoded by the coding sequence ATGCTCAGGAAAAAATCCATTCTAACTTTTCTACAAGCACAAGTTGCGGCATTTTTAGGAGGTATTACCGATTATGGTTTAATGATTTTATTGACAGAAGTATTCAAATTGCATTTTACCTTTTCTATTCTAATCTCGGGAGCCGTTGGCGCCATTATCAATTTCAGCATCAATAGATTTTGGGTATTTAAAAATCAATCGGGTTACAGGAACCGCATCAACAGTCAGCTTTTTAAATTTGCGTTGGTTGTATTGGGAAGCATCTCCCTAAAATCATTTGGTACGCTTATTTTGCAAAAAGGATTTCAAATCGATTATAGAATCGGGAGATTAATCACCGATAGTTTTGTTTCCTATGGTTTTAATTATCCTCTGATTAAATATTGGGTTTTTAAGACAAACGAAAAAAAGAATGCAGTCGAGTCAAATTAG
- a CDS encoding CDP-alcohol phosphatidyltransferase family protein → MGRETEVEDYSAIAQRTFSDRKRTNILKRAEQLTIVFLLPKVPGFISPNVLTLIGTLGSGFIFLAFVLGTYLTDWYLLFGIIGLVINWLGDSLDGRLAYYRNIPRRWYGFALDIIADWIGIVLIGFGYYIYAKNGTQVVAFAFVALYGWSIIISQLRYKITNEYSIDSGFVGPTELRFIIALILIIEVLFDGSITYLAVLISIILFVINTMDSLKLLKLGDLRDKNQD, encoded by the coding sequence ATGGGAAGAGAAACAGAGGTTGAAGATTATAGTGCAATTGCACAAAGAACATTTTCTGACCGTAAGCGAACTAATATTTTAAAAAGAGCAGAACAGTTAACCATTGTATTTTTACTTCCAAAAGTGCCTGGATTTATTTCGCCAAACGTACTCACTTTAATTGGTACACTTGGTTCGGGATTCATTTTTCTGGCTTTTGTTTTAGGTACCTATTTAACAGATTGGTATTTGCTTTTTGGTATTATTGGTTTGGTTATAAATTGGTTAGGCGATTCTTTAGATGGAAGATTGGCTTATTATAGAAACATTCCACGTCGTTGGTATGGTTTTGCACTCGATATTATTGCCGATTGGATCGGTATTGTACTGATAGGCTTTGGCTACTACATTTATGCTAAAAATGGTACACAAGTAGTAGCTTTTGCTTTTGTCGCGCTGTATGGCTGGTCTATTATCATCAGTCAGTTGCGCTACAAAATCACCAATGAATACAGTATCGATTCCGGCTTTGTTGGTCCAACAGAACTTAGATTTATTATTGCTTTAATTTTAATTATTGAAGTTTTATTTGATGGATCAATTACATATCTGGCGGTCTTAATCTCTATTATTCTATTTGTAATCAATACTATGGATAGTTTGAAACTTTTAAAATTAGGAGATTTAAGAGATAAAAACCAGGACTGA
- a CDS encoding phytanoyl-CoA dioxygenase family protein — translation MISSYKTFTLTEQLTDEQINFFNQYGFIHFKKFINPETVSSIIDASKQVEQKWIDNDLKKINGVPIKYGKDLDGSPIVQRFAFINQHHQTLSGLLLDPRFNSLLQLAGDDARLGTEEKDGMVFNHYINGPESKFSKMGWHTDGLRDIFYGAKLNPMLNVGIHLSTLKPENGGLKIIPGTHKQSIYQMLFRKKYFLDHNADPEEVSIIPEAGDLTIHDGRLWHRVAESTIRGEESRRRVIYIPIIAGKYAPKNENSPTVFYQRFAGIVK, via the coding sequence ATGATATCTTCTTATAAAACTTTTACCCTTACTGAGCAATTAACTGATGAGCAAATAAACTTTTTTAACCAATACGGCTTCATCCACTTCAAAAAATTTATAAATCCGGAAACGGTTTCATCTATCATTGATGCCTCCAAACAAGTGGAGCAAAAATGGATTGACAATGACCTTAAAAAAATAAATGGTGTTCCAATTAAATACGGAAAAGATTTAGATGGCTCTCCGATTGTACAGCGTTTTGCTTTTATCAATCAGCATCATCAAACCTTAAGCGGTCTTTTACTTGATCCGAGATTTAATAGTTTGTTACAGTTGGCAGGCGATGACGCAAGACTAGGCACTGAAGAAAAAGACGGAATGGTTTTCAATCATTATATCAATGGTCCGGAAAGTAAGTTTAGTAAGATGGGCTGGCATACAGATGGTTTGCGAGATATTTTTTATGGAGCAAAATTAAACCCTATGCTCAATGTGGGTATCCATTTAAGTACTTTAAAACCTGAAAATGGCGGCCTTAAAATCATTCCGGGTACGCACAAACAAAGCATTTATCAAATGCTCTTCCGTAAAAAATACTTTTTAGATCATAACGCCGATCCAGAGGAAGTTTCCATCATTCCGGAAGCCGGAGATTTAACCATTCACGACGGCCGTTTGTGGCACAGAGTTGCAGAATCAACTATCCGTGGCGAAGAGAGTAGAAGGAGGGTTATCTATATTCCAATTATAGCTGGAAAATATGCTCCTAAAAATGAGAATAGCCCAACGGTTTTCTATCAACGTTTTGCGGGAATTGTTAAATAG
- a CDS encoding SDR family NAD(P)-dependent oxidoreductase, producing the protein MSEKTKPYALITGASKGIGKSIAYELAKQGYSLLLVARSEAELKALSEDLQVKYGINTAVLSIDLSINDASLKVADWIKRNNYPVGLLVNNAGYGVWGDFSQSLLTDQLGMMQLNMNVVVELSHLLVPILSQQKQAYILNISSTAAYQAVPTLAVYSATKAFVLSFTRALRFELAQTSISVSCFSPGPVDTGFAARAGLNAFSKMAEKFNMQPDEVAKLAVKAMFSKKSEVIPGFTNIISVYANRLLPKAFIEKTAAGIYKI; encoded by the coding sequence ATGAGCGAAAAAACGAAACCGTATGCCTTAATAACTGGCGCCAGCAAAGGCATTGGGAAATCTATTGCTTATGAATTGGCTAAGCAGGGGTATTCATTGTTACTTGTTGCAAGAAGTGAAGCAGAATTAAAAGCACTATCTGAGGATCTTCAGGTTAAATACGGCATCAACACTGCTGTTTTATCGATTGATCTTTCGATAAATGATGCATCGTTAAAAGTAGCCGATTGGATAAAAAGAAACAACTATCCGGTTGGCCTTTTAGTAAACAATGCCGGTTATGGTGTATGGGGCGATTTTAGTCAGTCTTTGCTAACCGATCAGCTTGGCATGATGCAGCTTAACATGAATGTAGTGGTAGAGCTTTCCCATTTATTAGTTCCCATTCTTTCACAACAAAAACAAGCTTACATTTTAAACATATCTAGTACTGCTGCATACCAGGCTGTACCTACGCTGGCAGTTTATTCGGCTACAAAGGCTTTTGTTTTATCGTTTACGCGTGCCTTGCGTTTCGAACTTGCCCAAACTTCAATTTCGGTAAGCTGTTTTAGTCCGGGTCCGGTTGATACCGGTTTTGCTGCAAGAGCTGGTTTAAATGCCTTTAGCAAAATGGCCGAAAAGTTTAATATGCAGCCTGATGAAGTTGCAAAACTTGCCGTAAAAGCCATGTTTAGCAAAAAATCGGAAGTTATTCCGGGTTTTACAAATATCATTTCGGTCTATGCCAACCGCTTACTACCAAAGGCATTCATCGAAAAAACGGCAGCCGGGATCTATAAAATTTAA